The Cololabis saira isolate AMF1-May2022 chromosome 20, fColSai1.1, whole genome shotgun sequence genome includes a window with the following:
- the mfap3l gene encoding microfibrillar-associated protein 3-like, whose amino-acid sequence MHWAGGCISLVLVAVLASHTAGALSVDTAGNGTENSNVTDGGFVPVAFTKVSQIIAREGSCALIDCNITGEPFPSVQWFNSHGNLLDTTNGGKWWLLDNGVLNITSIEFADRGKYTCKASNAYGSINCTVTLRVVFTNGDMGVYYMVVCLVTFTIIMILNITRLCMMSSHLKKTEKAINEFFRTEGAEKLQKAFEIAKRIPIITSAKTLELAKVTQFKTMEFARYIEELARSIPLPPLIMNCRTFMEEILEVVGVEEMRHTFVRHVPEWRREAVGRIASIGARDVFTILQVRDRERSESPTADSDNSSVHEQPQHIAIQASVHPPIAVGGYCSIDLSSQPEASTSSPPPSSHTPLALPSVEQPEAVGDKTAEEEEEAAEPREAAAEPEEAAAESEEAAAEPEEAAAESEEATAEPEEAAAESEEAAAESEEATAEPEEAAAEPKDAAAEPEEAAAETRESRTPPIQVFYESHV is encoded by the exons ATGCACTGGGCCGGTGGATGTATTTCGCTGGTGCTGGTGGCGGTCCTTGCCTCCcacaccgccggggccttatcGGTGGATACGGCTGGAAATGGCACAGAAAATAGCAATGTGACAGATGGCGGATTTGTCCCCGTTGCGTTCACAAAAGTGAGTCAGATAATTGCCCGTGAGGGGAGCTGCGCACTGATTGATTGCAACATCACTGGAGAGCCGTTCCCCAGCGTTCAGTGGTTCAACTCTCATGGAAACCTTCTGGACACGACGAACG GTGGGAAGTGGTGGCTGCTGGACAACGGTGTCCTCAACATCACCAGCATCGAGTTCGCAGACCGCGGCAAGTACACTTGCAAGGCGTCCAATGCGTACGGCAGCATCAACTGCACGGTGACGCTGCGCGTGGTGTTCACCAACGGCGACATGGGCGTGTACTACATGGTGGTCTGCCTGGTCACTTTCACCATCATCATGATCCTGAACATCACGCGCCTCTGCATGATGAGCAGCCACCTGAAGAAGACGGAGAAAGCCATCAACGAATTCTTCCGCACCGAGGGCGCGGAGAAGCTGCAGAAGGCCTTCGAGATCGCCAAGAGGATCCCCATCATCACCTCGGCCAAGACGCTGGAGCTGGCCAAGGTGACGCAGTTCAAGACCATGGAGTTTGCGCGATACATCGAGGAGCTAGCTCGGAGCATCCCGCTGCCACCGCTCATCATGAACTGCCGCACCTTCATGGAGGAGATCCTGGAGGTGGTCGGGGTGGAGGAGATGAGACACACCTTTGTCAGGCATGTTCCCGAGTGGCGCAGAGAGGCCGTGGGTAGGATTGCTTCGATCGGGGCGAGGGATGTCTTCACTATCTTGCAGGTGAGAGACAGGGAGCGCAGCGAGTCCCCCACGGCTGACTCGGACAACTCCTCTGTGCACGAGCAGCCGCAGCACATCGCCATCCAGGCGTCTGTCCACCCACCGATCGCAGTGGGAGGTTACTGCAGCATCGACCTTTCATCCCAGCCTGAGGCCTCAACAtcttcacctcctccttcctccCACACACCACTGGCTCTTCCCTCCGTGGAACAGCCCGAAGCTGTAGGAGACAAGACcgccgaggaggaggaggaggctgcagaacCCAGGGAAGCGGCTGCAGAACCAGAAGAAGCGGCTGCAGAATCAGAAGAAGCGGCTGCAGAACCAGAAGAAGCGGCTGCAGAATCAGAAGAAGCAACTGCAGAACCAGAAGAAGCGGCTGCAGAATCAGAAGAAGCAGCTGCAGAATCAGAAGAAGCAACTGCAGAACCAGAAGAGGCGGCTGCGGAACCAAAGGATGCGGCTGCAGAACCCGAGGAAGCGGCTGCAGAAACCAGGGAAAGCAGGACCCCTCCCATCCAGGTGTTTTACGAGAGCCATGTGTGA